The proteins below come from a single Ignavibacteria bacterium genomic window:
- the fliG gene encoding flagellar motor switch protein FliG: MSTKEKALKEPTKKADISGAQKAALLMIALNVETAAAVFKHLDPAEVEQISAEISKVKNIASNTVDSVMSEYYAMITAREYVLEGGIDYAQTILEKSFGLAKAVEIIEKVRNLTTLRGFDVLKKADSAQLVNFLNKEHPQTIALILSHLNPEQTANAIKELPENMRADVAYRIATLGKISPQTLKQIEKVVDELAGFTMNQSLSRTGGPKSLAKILNRTSVSISKDILAVIQEKDEEVAHEIKRLMFLFDDIINIQDKDIQRILREVDRRDLAISLKVADDRLKQKIFSNMSERAADLLKEELQYMGPIKLKEVESAQAKIVDVVKALEENEEISLNLRGGADEVYV; this comes from the coding sequence ATGAGTACTAAAGAAAAAGCATTAAAAGAACCCACAAAAAAGGCTGACATTTCCGGTGCACAGAAGGCTGCGCTTCTGATGATTGCTCTTAATGTTGAGACGGCTGCCGCGGTATTCAAGCACCTTGATCCGGCGGAAGTCGAACAGATAAGTGCTGAAATTTCCAAAGTGAAAAATATTGCTTCCAATACTGTAGACAGCGTGATGTCGGAATATTATGCAATGATAACCGCACGCGAATACGTCCTTGAGGGAGGCATAGATTACGCACAGACTATTCTGGAAAAATCTTTCGGCCTTGCAAAGGCTGTTGAGATTATTGAAAAGGTGAGAAACCTCACCACGCTTCGCGGATTTGACGTCTTAAAGAAGGCCGACTCGGCGCAGCTGGTGAACTTCCTTAACAAGGAGCACCCGCAGACAATTGCACTCATTCTTTCTCATCTTAATCCGGAGCAGACTGCAAATGCAATAAAAGAGCTGCCGGAGAACATGAGGGCCGACGTGGCCTACAGAATTGCAACTCTTGGAAAAATATCTCCGCAGACCTTAAAGCAGATTGAGAAAGTTGTGGATGAACTTGCAGGCTTTACTATGAACCAGTCGTTAAGCCGTACCGGCGGACCCAAGAGTCTTGCCAAGATCTTAAACCGTACAAGCGTCAGCATAAGCAAGGATATACTTGCGGTCATACAGGAAAAAGACGAGGAAGTGGCTCATGAAATTAAAAGGCTCATGTTCCTCTTCGACGATATAATAAACATACAGGACAAAGATATTCAGAGAATACTGCGCGAGGTGGACCGCCGCGATCTGGCCATAAGCCTTAAGGTTGCCGACGACAGGCTGAAGCAGAAAATATTTTCCAATATGTCGGAACGCGCCGCGGACCTGCTGAAAGAAGAGCTGCAGTATATGGGCCCAATCAAATTAAAAGAAGTTGAATCTGCACAGGCAAAAATAGTGGATGTTGTTAAAGCCCTCGAGGAAAATGAAGAGATTTCTCTCAACCTGAGGGGAGGCGCCGACGAAGTTTATGTCTGA
- the flgC gene encoding flagellar basal body rod protein FlgC — protein MKISDNFFGIKISAMGLSLQRKRMNLISENIANTNTTKTQDGTPYQRKFLVVKQDKTPLEGADYNPNGLQGGVLRMDTTNPDHIAAAPQQEFPPEDSRTGLKGDVVKDQKQGDMVYMPEHPDADTDGYVHMPNVNIVTEMVDMIAATRSYESNLTALNSSKQMAKDTLEI, from the coding sequence TTGAAAATCAGCGATAACTTTTTCGGCATAAAGATAAGTGCCATGGGCCTCAGCCTGCAGAGAAAGAGAATGAACCTGATCTCGGAGAACATTGCAAACACCAATACAACAAAGACACAGGACGGCACGCCTTATCAGAGAAAGTTCCTGGTGGTAAAGCAGGATAAGACTCCTCTTGAGGGCGCAGACTACAACCCTAACGGCCTGCAGGGCGGCGTGCTTAGAATGGACACAACAAATCCCGACCATATAGCAGCAGCGCCGCAGCAGGAGTTCCCTCCTGAGGATTCCAGGACGGGACTTAAGGGCGACGTTGTAAAGGATCAGAAACAGGGGGATATGGTCTATATGCCCGAGCACCCCGATGCAGACACTGACGGTTATGTGCACATGCCTAATGTAAATATAGTAACTGAAATGGTTGACATGATAGCAGCTACAAGAAGCTATGAATCGAATCTCACGGCTTTGAATTCTTCAAAACAGATGGCCAAGGACACCCTGGAGATATAA
- the flgB gene encoding flagellar basal body rod protein FlgB → MSQPVEKSLIRMLDYCTQKQKVLSRNIANIGTENYQREDIKFSDVLSDNMSSVLKTTNPKHFPVKDGLDPENKFEIETDKSKDLSSGMNNVDIDTEMAEMAENTLKYKFASKKMGDYFKLIQEVIKNGSGH, encoded by the coding sequence ATGTCTCAGCCGGTTGAAAAATCATTAATAAGAATGCTGGACTACTGCACACAGAAGCAGAAGGTGCTCAGCAGGAACATTGCCAATATTGGAACAGAGAACTATCAGAGAGAGGATATAAAGTTTTCTGATGTTCTTTCGGATAACATGTCATCTGTACTAAAGACGACAAACCCGAAGCATTTCCCGGTCAAGGACGGGCTGGATCCGGAAAACAAATTCGAGATTGAAACAGACAAGAGCAAGGATCTGAGTTCCGGAATGAATAATGTTGACATTGACACTGAAATGGCCGAGATGGCTGAGAATACACTTAAATATAAGTTCGCATCGAAAAAAATGGGTGATTATTTCAAACTGATTCAGGAAGTAATTAAAAACGGGAGCGGTCATTGA
- a CDS encoding flagellar protein encodes MAEINGVKVPFIPIVQTDEIQKNRIRTGPSGFDSIFKEELEKIKFSSHAAKRLEARNIQLSETELSKLQDAVEKAEMKGAKDSLVMMDNTAFIVNVPNKTVVTAMQLGDNDNIFTNIDSVVFTQ; translated from the coding sequence ATGGCCGAAATTAACGGTGTAAAAGTTCCTTTTATACCGATAGTTCAGACTGATGAAATTCAGAAGAACAGGATCAGAACCGGCCCGTCCGGATTCGATTCGATCTTCAAAGAGGAACTTGAGAAAATTAAATTCTCCAGCCATGCGGCAAAAAGGCTGGAAGCAAGAAACATTCAGTTATCGGAAACGGAGCTCAGCAAGCTTCAGGATGCGGTTGAAAAAGCAGAGATGAAAGGGGCCAAGGATTCACTGGTGATGATGGACAATACGGCTTTTATAGTAAACGTGCCAAATAAGACCGTAGTAACTGCAATGCAGCTGGGTGATAACGATAACATATTTACAAACATAGACAGCGTAGTTTTTACGCAGTAA
- a CDS encoding flagellar hook capping protein produces the protein MAGEINGVTTGSSGTVKNTGTGKNVLGKDDFMKLMISQLKYQDPLNPMDGTQFSAQLAQFSSLEQLTNMNDSLNQSIQANYLLTQSVNNTMSASLIGKDIKLSGSGIIFNGQENVQLGYNLAAKAKSAQVNIYDSTGKLVKSFENENTSQGDHKLLWDFTDNNGNKLPNGKYTFEVKAKGQDGQDMTAEIFKYGVIDSVRFTEEGTKIMIDKAEYNISDVLEVFGNNS, from the coding sequence ATGGCGGGAGAAATCAACGGCGTTACAACGGGATCATCCGGTACCGTAAAGAATACAGGTACGGGTAAAAACGTCCTGGGAAAAGACGACTTCATGAAACTCATGATATCCCAGCTGAAATATCAGGATCCTTTAAACCCGATGGACGGCACCCAGTTCTCGGCGCAGCTGGCACAGTTTTCGTCGCTGGAACAGCTTACCAATATGAACGACTCACTGAATCAGAGCATACAGGCAAACTACCTTCTGACGCAGTCGGTTAATAATACAATGTCTGCCTCTTTGATAGGAAAGGATATCAAGCTCAGCGGCTCGGGTATTATCTTCAACGGGCAGGAAAATGTACAGCTGGGCTACAATCTGGCTGCAAAGGCCAAGTCGGCCCAGGTAAATATTTACGACAGTACGGGAAAGCTGGTAAAATCTTTTGAAAATGAAAATACTTCTCAGGGAGACCATAAACTTTTGTGGGACTTTACCGATAATAATGGTAATAAATTACCCAATGGTAAATACACTTTTGAAGTGAAAGCCAAAGGGCAGGATGGTCAGGATATGACCGCTGAGATTTTTAAGTACGGGGTGATTGATTCTGTAAGGTTCACCGAAGAGGGAACTAAGATAATGATAGATAAGGCCGAGTACAACATTTCAGACGTACTCGAAGTTTTTGGCAACAACAGTTAG
- a CDS encoding flagellar hook-basal body complex protein, giving the protein MSLLNSLFSGVSGLRNHQSMMDVIGNNISNVNTIGYKGSRVTFSDTFSQFVKAGTNPTATSGGTNTFQIGLGAKLNSIDKNWNQGTFERTGIVTDLALQGSGLFILKSNGANYYSRAGAFTFDANGNLVNPQNGAIVQGKLANGGQIPSGTTITDIKIDTSQRIPAVKTTETKWSGNLSSSSPTLKTDIDQEIGNLNSTGAGAAPGEPGVYVDPATGNPIPDNYKVIYDDSGNAYHLRTWYTYNAGTWTMNYHVVDTSGANINPPINSHADLTFNSSGKVTGFVDAAGASQTSTSVSLNSGGLSFDLDFSSVTNNSTSTSVDSKLDRGEDTEPVSSAVTIFDSLGNTHTLTITYTHLDTNKWKWDVSLPDTSGPFTGVGTSATSGIITFNGSDGTISSVTQGTSAVTDYPKISFSPLSGAEVQEITLDFGAGTSGITQTNLPSQVSSLSQNGAASATLTNMNIDQYGKVVGIFSNGVSRTLAQVMVATFPNLNGLTSIGDNMYTLASNSGDPRISEPGENSATTIQSGALEQSNVDLSEEFTRMIVSQRGFQANARVITTSDNLLQEITNLVR; this is encoded by the coding sequence ATGTCACTTCTTAATTCCCTGTTTTCGGGCGTGTCCGGCTTGCGTAATCATCAGTCAATGATGGATGTCATCGGCAACAACATTTCCAACGTAAACACCATAGGCTACAAAGGCTCACGCGTGACGTTCAGCGATACCTTCAGCCAGTTCGTAAAGGCAGGTACAAACCCCACTGCCACATCAGGCGGTACGAACACTTTCCAGATCGGCCTGGGCGCAAAACTGAATTCCATCGATAAAAACTGGAACCAGGGCACTTTCGAAAGGACAGGAATTGTTACAGATCTGGCTCTGCAGGGCTCAGGATTATTTATATTAAAAAGCAACGGCGCAAATTATTATTCACGTGCCGGAGCATTTACTTTCGATGCAAACGGAAACCTCGTAAACCCGCAGAACGGCGCAATCGTGCAGGGTAAACTCGCCAACGGCGGCCAGATCCCTTCAGGTACCACAATTACTGATATTAAAATAGACACGAGCCAGAGAATTCCGGCTGTAAAGACCACCGAGACAAAGTGGAGCGGAAACCTGAGCAGCTCTTCACCAACACTGAAGACCGATATCGACCAGGAAATAGGAAACCTTAACTCCACAGGCGCTGGTGCAGCACCAGGGGAACCGGGTGTATATGTCGATCCTGCTACAGGAAATCCGATACCAGACAATTATAAAGTGATCTATGATGACTCCGGAAACGCTTATCACCTGAGAACATGGTATACTTATAATGCCGGTACATGGACTATGAATTATCACGTTGTTGATACCAGCGGAGCTAATATTAATCCGCCCATAAACAGCCATGCCGATCTTACATTTAATTCAAGCGGCAAAGTAACAGGTTTCGTTGATGCCGCAGGCGCATCCCAGACCAGTACTTCAGTATCTTTAAACTCCGGCGGGCTTTCATTTGACCTGGATTTCTCTTCGGTTACAAATAATTCCACCAGCACTTCTGTCGATTCAAAGCTCGACCGCGGTGAGGATACAGAGCCTGTAAGCAGTGCCGTAACAATTTTCGATTCACTTGGCAATACCCATACGCTGACAATTACATATACACACCTCGACACCAATAAATGGAAATGGGATGTGTCGCTGCCCGATACATCAGGTCCATTTACAGGCGTAGGCACAAGTGCAACTTCAGGAATAATTACATTTAACGGAAGTGACGGTACCATAAGTTCGGTAACACAGGGAACAAGTGCAGTTACAGATTACCCGAAAATTTCTTTTTCACCTTTAAGCGGTGCTGAAGTTCAGGAGATCACACTCGATTTCGGTGCAGGCACAAGCGGCATTACGCAGACCAACCTGCCCTCACAGGTTTCTTCACTGAGTCAGAACGGCGCTGCTTCTGCCACGCTTACAAATATGAATATCGACCAGTACGGCAAGGTTGTCGGTATTTTTTCAAACGGTGTTTCAAGAACACTGGCTCAGGTAATGGTTGCAACATTCCCTAACCTGAACGGCCTTACAAGCATTGGCGACAACATGTATACACTGGCCTCGAACTCAGGCGACCCGAGAATATCGGAACCCGGTGAAAACTCGGCCACAACAATACAGTCGGGCGCCCTTGAACAGTCGAACGTAGACCTCTCTGAAGAATTTACAAGAATGATTGTGTCCCAAAGAGGCTTCCAGGCTAATGCCAGGGTAATTACAACTTCAGACAACCTGCTCCAGGAAATAACCAACCTGGTAAGGTAA
- the fliE gene encoding flagellar hook-basal body complex protein FliE, which translates to MKIGAIQNIFREIPRIEETGKKDNAGFSEMLTSFIGDVNQDQILASNKTKDFADGKNVELHEVMVAGEKAKTSLELLMEIRNKAVDMYKELTRIQV; encoded by the coding sequence ATGAAAATAGGCGCAATTCAAAACATATTCAGGGAAATACCCAGGATTGAAGAGACCGGCAAGAAAGACAATGCCGGATTCTCTGAAATGCTCACCTCCTTTATCGGTGACGTCAACCAGGATCAGATTTTGGCATCGAATAAGACAAAGGACTTTGCCGACGGCAAGAACGTGGAGCTGCACGAGGTTATGGTTGCCGGTGAAAAGGCAAAGACCAGCCTTGAGCTCCTGATGGAAATCAGGAACAAAGCTGTGGATATGTATAAAGAATTAACCAGGATACAAGTATAG
- the fliF gene encoding flagellar M-ring protein FliF: protein MDKKNSVQALLGIFNKLSLQQRLIIGGVVLATVILLGFILFAFNEPNYSALFTNLAPEDASKVVEHLTSQKIPYKIEDNGQTIRVPKEKVYETRLALAGKGIPSSGIVGYEIFDKNTMGMSEFMQKLNFKRALEGELARTIMQVEGVEGVRVHIVFPQKSVFKEEEKEPTASVVLKLRNSQNITKNNIVAISNLISGSVEGLRPGKVTILDTHGRLLSKELDESPLAASSSKQYEIKQSVENYLAQKAQSLLDNVLGYGNAIVQVNADLDFNQVEKTMETYDPESQVAVSEQTVKSSSGGKASGDSTQQSNENATTNYEISRTVQKVVEGTGTIKRLSLAAVINGTPKEVKKGENTEIVYEPRSDDQMKKLENIIKNSIGIDSTRKDQFSIVSIPFETKMGDDTKGGSSIFDNMDKWTNLLLIFVAVGASMFILKGLLNKIKNERIIIGTVGESADVQLLEMPSVEAPQTGNQPALLKKKKAPAAIGDIEDEITEDAAQKLVQQEKIANYVAKNPADAAKLINSWLHEDEY, encoded by the coding sequence GTGGATAAGAAAAATTCGGTTCAGGCTTTACTCGGAATATTCAATAAGCTCTCACTTCAGCAGCGCCTGATCATTGGGGGTGTTGTACTTGCTACAGTTATTCTTCTGGGTTTTATATTATTTGCTTTTAACGAGCCCAACTATTCAGCGCTTTTTACAAACCTTGCGCCTGAGGATGCCTCCAAGGTTGTTGAACACCTGACCAGTCAGAAAATACCCTATAAGATTGAAGACAACGGGCAGACGATCAGGGTTCCCAAGGAAAAGGTTTACGAAACCAGGCTTGCCCTTGCAGGCAAAGGAATTCCGAGCTCAGGTATTGTTGGTTATGAGATCTTCGACAAGAACACGATGGGGATGTCTGAGTTCATGCAGAAGCTGAACTTCAAGCGCGCACTTGAAGGAGAGCTTGCCCGAACAATCATGCAGGTTGAAGGTGTTGAAGGAGTAAGGGTCCACATTGTATTCCCGCAGAAATCTGTCTTTAAGGAAGAAGAAAAAGAACCTACAGCTTCCGTGGTGCTTAAGCTTAGAAACAGTCAGAACATTACAAAAAACAATATTGTCGCCATATCAAACCTGATATCAGGAAGCGTTGAAGGCCTGAGGCCGGGCAAGGTTACGATTCTTGACACTCATGGACGGCTCCTTTCAAAGGAGTTGGACGAAAGTCCCCTTGCAGCCTCCAGCAGCAAGCAGTATGAGATAAAACAGTCGGTGGAAAATTATCTTGCACAGAAGGCGCAGAGCCTTTTGGACAACGTCCTTGGCTATGGCAATGCAATTGTGCAGGTTAATGCGGACCTGGATTTTAATCAGGTTGAAAAGACCATGGAGACCTACGATCCTGAGTCTCAGGTAGCCGTAAGTGAGCAGACAGTCAAGTCCTCCAGCGGCGGCAAGGCTTCCGGTGATTCGACCCAGCAGTCAAATGAGAATGCAACTACCAACTATGAAATCAGCAGGACCGTCCAGAAGGTGGTTGAAGGAACCGGAACCATAAAGCGTCTGAGCCTGGCTGCCGTAATCAACGGCACCCCTAAAGAAGTGAAAAAAGGGGAAAATACCGAAATTGTCTATGAGCCCAGAAGCGACGACCAGATGAAAAAGCTGGAGAATATAATAAAAAATTCCATAGGAATTGATTCTACAAGAAAGGATCAGTTCTCAATTGTAAGCATACCGTTTGAGACCAAAATGGGAGATGATACAAAGGGCGGATCTTCCATATTTGACAACATGGATAAATGGACAAACCTGCTTCTGATTTTTGTTGCCGTAGGGGCATCGATGTTCATATTGAAAGGGCTGTTAAATAAGATTAAAAACGAGAGGATTATCATAGGCACTGTTGGCGAGTCTGCAGATGTTCAGCTTCTGGAAATGCCTTCTGTGGAAGCTCCTCAGACAGGTAATCAGCCGGCTCTGCTAAAGAAGAAGAAAGCTCCCGCTGCAATAGGCGATATTGAAGATGAAATCACCGAGGATGCAGCTCAAAAGCTGGTACAGCAGGAAAAGATAGCCAACTATGTGGCTAAAAATCCTGCAGATGCTGCAAAATTAATTAATTCCTGGTTACACGAAGATGAGTACTAA
- the fliI gene encoding flagellar protein export ATPase FliI: MQLAENYIEKYRRVIDRIDSIKVNGRVTDVIGLIIVSIGPNVALGEICTIVDKKGREVCKAEVVGFKEGKVLSIALGEVEKISPACEIIASGRSFSIGVGENLLGRVIDGLGNPIDGKGDIIVPSYMNIYREPPNPLTRKRISRPLQTGVRSIDGLLTVGKGQRIGIFAGSGVGKSVTLGMIARNTNADVNVITLVGERGREVREFLEKELGEEGLKRSVVVVATSDKPALIRMKGAYIGTTIAEYFRDQGKDVVLMMDSVTRFAQAQREIGLTIGEPPATKGYTPSVFAVLPKLLERTGTGETGSITGIYTVLVDGDDMTEPIADAVRSILDGHIVLSRKLANKGQFPAVDPLQSVSRVMPDIVTADHRKRAIGFNDILATYKEAEDLINIGAYVKGSNPQIDHALTKIAMLRAFLKQDMFEKALYQDTIQRLHNIIEQPLV, from the coding sequence ATGCAGCTTGCTGAGAATTATATTGAAAAATACAGGCGCGTAATAGACCGCATAGATTCAATTAAAGTCAACGGCAGGGTTACCGATGTAATAGGGCTTATTATAGTCTCCATCGGACCGAACGTTGCCTTGGGAGAGATATGCACCATAGTTGATAAAAAAGGGCGCGAGGTCTGTAAGGCAGAAGTTGTAGGTTTCAAGGAAGGCAAGGTGCTTTCAATTGCATTGGGCGAAGTTGAAAAGATTTCCCCCGCGTGCGAAATTATTGCCTCGGGAAGAAGTTTTTCAATCGGTGTGGGGGAGAATCTCTTAGGAAGGGTAATTGACGGCCTCGGAAATCCGATTGACGGCAAAGGCGACATCATAGTGCCGTCATACATGAATATCTACCGTGAGCCGCCTAATCCTTTGACAAGAAAAAGAATTTCAAGGCCCTTGCAGACGGGCGTAAGGTCGATTGACGGGCTTCTGACCGTAGGCAAAGGGCAGCGCATAGGTATTTTTGCCGGAAGCGGCGTGGGCAAAAGTGTTACTCTGGGCATGATTGCAAGAAATACCAACGCCGACGTGAACGTGATCACACTTGTTGGTGAGCGCGGCCGCGAGGTAAGGGAATTTCTTGAAAAAGAGCTGGGTGAAGAAGGCCTCAAAAGGTCCGTCGTTGTTGTTGCAACGAGCGACAAGCCTGCTCTTATAAGAATGAAAGGAGCCTATATTGGAACGACGATTGCCGAGTACTTCAGGGACCAGGGGAAAGATGTCGTCCTCATGATGGATTCTGTAACCAGGTTTGCACAGGCGCAAAGAGAGATTGGACTTACAATCGGAGAGCCTCCTGCAACAAAAGGTTATACACCTTCTGTCTTTGCGGTTCTTCCAAAGCTCCTTGAAAGAACAGGGACCGGTGAGACCGGCTCAATTACGGGTATTTACACCGTACTCGTCGATGGTGACGACATGACTGAACCGATTGCTGATGCCGTAAGGTCAATTTTGGACGGGCACATAGTTCTTTCAAGAAAGCTGGCAAACAAGGGGCAGTTCCCGGCAGTCGACCCACTGCAGAGCGTCAGCCGTGTTATGCCGGATATTGTTACGGCAGACCACAGAAAACGTGCTATAGGCTTTAATGATATACTTGCTACTTATAAGGAAGCTGAAGACCTGATAAACATCGGAGCATACGTTAAAGGGAGTAACCCTCAGATTGACCATGCTCTGACAAAGATTGCCATGCTGAGGGCTTTCCTGAAGCAGGACATGTTTGAAAAGGCGCTTTATCAGGATACAATTCAGAGACTTCACAATATTATTGAACAACCTCTGGTCTAA